Proteins from a single region of Streptomyces sp. HUAS 15-9:
- a CDS encoding SMI1/KNR4 family protein, with protein MTTGRLGQQAAPPNAAYAGQVVHFPDPVRAARHPRGVRIDEHGYPDFSPYARAAAEIAEPPEGFGVDELRLTDYVSANAALSATGHDLWDTVPEVATPHGWTWHHVVGSRRLELVPVEVKALLRHHAGLATARVDHGKRGTRPLQETRPAHVGLPKSGVAVTEQQVQGVEEDLGYRLPGAYRSFLKAAGGCAPVGTALDAELGLLVDQPFFTVRDEAAVNDLVYVNKCLRDHLTKDYLGVAFVQGGLLAVKVKGERLGSVWFCAYDDARDVDPSMSPAERVERLLLPCGDDFDAFLSRLAGSPPELETVANLMVDGGFAHAVPVSSMGE; from the coding sequence CGGATCCGGTCCGGGCGGCACGTCACCCGAGAGGGGTACGTATCGATGAGCACGGTTACCCCGACTTCTCGCCCTACGCGCGCGCGGCCGCGGAGATCGCCGAACCGCCCGAGGGTTTCGGTGTCGACGAGTTGCGGCTGACGGACTATGTGTCGGCGAACGCGGCGTTGTCGGCGACGGGGCACGACCTGTGGGACACGGTGCCGGAGGTGGCGACGCCGCACGGCTGGACGTGGCATCACGTGGTCGGTTCGCGGCGGCTGGAGCTGGTTCCGGTCGAGGTGAAGGCGTTGCTGCGGCACCACGCCGGTCTGGCGACGGCGCGGGTGGACCACGGCAAGCGGGGGACGCGGCCGTTGCAGGAGACTCGTCCGGCGCATGTCGGGCTGCCGAAGTCGGGTGTCGCGGTGACCGAGCAGCAGGTGCAGGGGGTCGAGGAGGACCTGGGGTACCGGCTGCCGGGTGCGTACCGCTCCTTCCTCAAGGCGGCGGGCGGCTGCGCGCCGGTGGGCACGGCACTGGACGCGGAGCTGGGGCTGCTGGTGGACCAGCCGTTCTTCACGGTGCGGGACGAGGCTGCGGTCAATGACCTGGTCTATGTGAACAAGTGCCTGCGTGACCATCTGACGAAGGATTACCTGGGTGTGGCCTTCGTGCAGGGCGGGTTGCTCGCGGTGAAGGTGAAGGGCGAGCGGCTCGGTTCGGTGTGGTTCTGCGCGTACGACGATGCGCGGGACGTGGATCCTTCGATGTCTCCGGCGGAGCGTGTGGAGCGGTTGCTGCTGCCGTGCGGTGACGACTTCGACGCGTTCCTGTCCCGGCTGGCGGGCAGTCCGCCGGAGTTGGAGACGGTGGCGAACCTGATGGTGGACGGCGGTTTCGCGCATGCCGTTCCGGTCTCTTCCATGGGGGAGTGA
- a CDS encoding cellulose-binding protein, whose amino-acid sequence MSSASESPYRFATARGRGYRPEQVDVYASALSRDRDAAWERAARLTVLAKDMGAEAERLRERVARLAPQTYETLGERARRVFQLAAEEAADVREGARREAREHLAEAEAHALEVRRTAQEQADALRAEAEERSRQRLLAARAEADNLRIGARREVKEGRSEALAALREVRQRTEAMLAGQAGEHAERWAEADREAVELAAALEKRHVEQLARAEAALAEAKREFGEAEAAARRCQEEAHARAADLVAAARVREDRIARETERMLREHGERWDDVQAHMDHMRDSLTSLTGQAALE is encoded by the coding sequence GTGAGCAGCGCTTCGGAGTCGCCGTACCGCTTCGCGACCGCCCGGGGGCGCGGCTACCGCCCCGAGCAGGTCGACGTGTACGCGTCGGCACTCTCCCGGGACCGCGACGCCGCGTGGGAGCGGGCCGCACGGCTCACCGTGCTCGCCAAGGACATGGGGGCGGAGGCGGAACGGCTGCGCGAGAGGGTCGCGCGGCTCGCGCCGCAGACGTACGAGACGCTCGGGGAGCGCGCACGGCGCGTGTTCCAGCTCGCGGCGGAAGAAGCGGCGGATGTGCGGGAGGGCGCGCGGCGCGAGGCACGGGAACATCTCGCCGAGGCGGAGGCGCACGCCCTGGAGGTGCGCCGCACGGCGCAGGAACAGGCGGACGCGCTGCGTGCGGAGGCCGAGGAACGCTCCCGGCAGCGGCTCCTCGCGGCCCGCGCCGAGGCGGACAACCTGCGTATCGGCGCCCGGCGCGAGGTGAAGGAGGGGCGCAGCGAGGCGCTCGCCGCGTTGCGGGAGGTGCGGCAGCGCACCGAGGCGATGCTCGCCGGGCAGGCCGGGGAGCACGCCGAACGGTGGGCCGAGGCCGACCGGGAGGCCGTAGAACTGGCCGCCGCGCTCGAGAAGCGGCACGTCGAGCAGTTGGCCCGGGCCGAGGCCGCGCTGGCCGAGGCGAAACGGGAGTTCGGGGAGGCGGAGGCGGCGGCACGGCGGTGCCAGGAGGAGGCACACGCGCGTGCCGCCGATCTCGTTGCCGCGGCGCGGGTGCGGGAGGACCGGATCGCGCGGGAGACGGAGCGGATGCTGCGCGAGCACGGGGAACGGTGGGACGACGTGCAGGCACACATGGATCACATGCGCGACAGCCTGACGTCGCTGACCGGGCAGGCCGCGCTCGAGTGA
- a CDS encoding sodium/solute symporter — MTGFTGFSDSAQTMSLVAFSAVATITLLLCVMTGPDRDDLDEFYTGYGSLSPMRNGLAIAGDYISAATVLGTGGVIALCGYDGIVLALSTTLSLMLMMFLLAEPLRNAGRFTMGDALARRMPGRCVRVTACAVTIAALLPLMLVQLAGTGQLLAFILGFTSESLKTGCVIGLGALMISYAAIGGMKGTALIQIVKIVMLLGSGTLVALLILHRFAWDPGALFDAAARQSGAGDAFLHSGLQFTGGTSPRLDMITSELTIVVGGACLPHITMRMYTASSARQVRRSMSWAVSSVAVFVLVITVVGLGATALIGRTTIAQADPQGNTAYLLGSRAAFGPDVSSAETFLFTTVTTAIFLTLLASVAGMILACANSLAHDVFSGRVREMSARREMTLARFSALAIGAPTILLATLVQHRSLQPLVTLSFCLGASAIAPALVYSLFWRRYTRTGLICTLIGGSLAVLLLMPGTNLVSGSPISAFPEADFNWFPFTTTGIVSIPAGFLFGWLGTMASGRSKAEEQRRQYEAVEGWILAGAVRRGS, encoded by the coding sequence ATGACCGGGTTCACGGGATTCAGCGATTCGGCGCAGACGATGTCCCTGGTCGCGTTCTCCGCCGTGGCCACCATCACGCTCCTGCTGTGCGTGATGACCGGCCCCGACCGTGACGACCTCGACGAGTTCTACACCGGCTACGGCTCCCTGTCCCCCATGCGCAACGGCCTGGCGATCGCGGGCGACTACATCTCCGCGGCCACCGTGCTCGGCACGGGCGGAGTGATCGCCCTGTGCGGATACGACGGCATCGTGCTCGCGCTGAGCACCACCCTGTCGCTGATGCTGATGATGTTCCTGCTGGCCGAACCCCTGCGCAACGCGGGCCGGTTCACCATGGGCGACGCGCTCGCCCGCCGCATGCCCGGACGCTGCGTCCGCGTCACGGCCTGCGCGGTGACCATCGCGGCACTGCTGCCGCTGATGCTGGTGCAACTCGCCGGCACCGGACAACTGCTGGCCTTCATCCTCGGTTTCACCAGCGAGTCACTGAAGACGGGCTGCGTCATCGGACTGGGCGCGCTGATGATCAGCTACGCGGCGATCGGCGGCATGAAGGGCACCGCCCTCATCCAGATCGTGAAGATCGTGATGCTCCTCGGCTCGGGCACCCTGGTCGCCCTGCTGATCCTGCACCGCTTCGCCTGGGACCCCGGCGCCCTGTTCGACGCCGCGGCCCGGCAGAGCGGGGCCGGGGACGCCTTCCTGCACTCGGGGCTCCAGTTCACGGGCGGGACCAGCCCCCGACTGGACATGATCACGTCCGAGCTGACGATCGTCGTGGGCGGCGCCTGCCTGCCGCACATCACCATGCGCATGTACACCGCCTCCAGCGCCCGTCAGGTACGCCGCTCGATGTCCTGGGCGGTGTCCAGCGTGGCCGTGTTCGTCCTGGTCATCACGGTCGTCGGCCTCGGCGCGACGGCCCTGATCGGCCGTACGACGATCGCCCAGGCCGACCCTCAGGGCAACACGGCGTATCTGCTGGGCTCCAGGGCGGCCTTCGGACCGGACGTGTCGAGCGCCGAGACCTTCCTGTTCACCACGGTCACCACGGCGATCTTCCTGACCCTCCTGGCCTCCGTCGCCGGAATGATCCTGGCCTGCGCCAACTCCCTGGCCCACGACGTGTTCTCGGGCCGGGTACGGGAGATGTCGGCCCGCCGCGAGATGACCCTGGCCCGCTTCTCGGCCCTGGCGATCGGCGCCCCGACCATCCTGCTGGCCACCCTGGTCCAGCACCGCAGCCTGCAGCCCCTGGTGACCCTCTCCTTCTGCCTCGGCGCCTCCGCCATCGCCCCCGCCCTCGTCTACAGCCTCTTCTGGCGCCGCTACACCCGAACCGGCCTGATCTGCACCCTGATCGGCGGCTCCCTCGCCGTGCTGCTGCTGATGCCGGGCACCAACCTGGTCTCCGGCTCACCGATCTCGGCCTTCCCCGAGGCCGACTTCAACTGGTTCCCGTTCACGACGACGGGCATCGTCTCGATCCCGGCGGGCTTCCTCTTCGGCTGGCTGGGCACGATGGCCTCCGGCCGGAGCAAGGCGGAGGAGCAACGGCGGCAGTACGAGGCGGTGGAGGGGTGGATCCTGGCGGGGGCCGTACGCAGGGGGAGTTGA